One segment of Candidatus Nitrospira nitrosa DNA contains the following:
- the nuoD gene encoding NADH dehydrogenase (quinone) subunit D, translating into MGPQHPSTHGVLKVILELEGERLVKSTPVMGYLHRGVEKLAEDGTYHQFIPHTDRLDYVCAMYNNFAYCRAVEKLLNLQVPERAEYLRTIVAEVQRIIGHQFWLSAQALDIGAMTVFFYCFRDREILLDWFDELCGARLTTSWYRIGGVERDLTPALIDKLKQFLDYFPPKIDEYQVFLEKNRIWLGRTKGVAVISAEDAVSFGLSGPVLRGSGVDYDLRKYEPYSAYPKCEFSVPVGKNGDTYDRYWIRVMELYESVKIIRQCLEQMQEGPIMADAPSVTLPPKERVFTNLEAMIQQFKLFSQGFDAPPGEIYCGTEAHKGELGFHIVSTGGGKPYRLKIRAPSFIHMGAFDHMARGYMISDACTIFGTYDIVMGECDR; encoded by the coding sequence ATGGGGCCTCAACATCCCAGTACGCACGGTGTTCTTAAGGTGATCTTGGAGTTGGAGGGAGAGCGGCTGGTGAAGTCTACTCCGGTCATGGGGTATCTCCATCGTGGCGTTGAAAAGCTTGCGGAAGATGGGACCTACCATCAGTTTATTCCCCATACCGATCGACTGGACTATGTCTGTGCGATGTACAACAATTTTGCCTATTGCCGCGCCGTTGAAAAGCTCCTGAATTTACAAGTGCCGGAGCGGGCGGAATATTTGCGGACGATTGTTGCTGAAGTTCAGCGCATCATCGGTCACCAGTTTTGGCTGAGTGCCCAGGCCCTCGATATTGGGGCCATGACCGTCTTCTTCTATTGCTTCCGGGATCGTGAAATCTTGCTGGACTGGTTTGATGAACTGTGTGGAGCTCGTCTTACGACCAGTTGGTATCGGATCGGCGGGGTGGAGCGGGACTTGACTCCTGCGTTAATCGACAAACTGAAACAGTTTCTGGACTATTTCCCACCGAAGATCGATGAATACCAGGTGTTTCTTGAGAAAAATCGTATCTGGTTGGGACGCACCAAAGGGGTTGCCGTCATTTCTGCGGAAGACGCCGTTAGTTTTGGCCTGAGCGGGCCTGTTTTGCGTGGATCCGGGGTGGACTATGACCTGCGCAAGTATGAACCCTATAGCGCATATCCGAAGTGTGAGTTTAGCGTCCCGGTGGGAAAAAACGGCGATACCTATGATCGGTATTGGATTCGGGTGATGGAATTGTATGAGAGCGTCAAGATCATCCGGCAATGCCTGGAGCAGATGCAGGAAGGTCCCATCATGGCGGATGCCCCGAGCGTCACGCTGCCCCCGAAGGAACGGGTGTTTACGAACTTGGAAGCCATGATTCAGCAATTCAAGCTGTTTTCGCAAGGGTTTGATGCTCCGCCTGGAGAAATCTATTGCGGCACAGAAGCCCACAAAGGGGAACTGGGTTTCCATATCGTCAGTACGGGTGGGGGTAAGCCGTATCGATTGAAGATTCGTGCTCCATCGTTCATCCATATGGGTGCGTTCGATCATATGGCCAGAGGTTATATGATCTCCGATGCCTGCACGATTTTCGGGACCTACGATATCGTGATGGGTGAATGCGACCGCTGA
- the priA gene encoding replication restart helicase PriA, with product MALQGTAASQPQPEARFADVLVPRHITKAFTYLVPLSIAQRIQIGSLVKVPFGQSVLEGVVISISSHLAPEMTSTSLKTILSLVEDRHNTTISPALLELSHKIAQYYVAPWGQCLRLLSPPSLISPTRYIATQLGRTALETGTCPEPLRPTLQRIAHRASGILSSTLQPTQHGHALRAVDSLIERSWINPILSNAGHIQTRKRQRIPLTEPEQQQTLPHAVVDTSQPYGIDPAWRAHLHQCLQADHMKKIVLQAPWQQRIGRLAEAIRQVRSHNRSIIVVCGETAKARWLTQVLASLTGLQIDFAQLPHSPQRLDHRQGPTPSVLVGTRSVIFAQLDSVGLIWVEGEEDSALKEPKEPRYHARDVASLRAKEDHAVVVLASEHLSLESNFDTEAEVHRVQKDIALQPKIELVDLTKESRGTLLSHNLRSAMRDALKCKRRILLFLNRRGYARTLICRDCGWVPRCPSCTVALPYYREAGSLTCRYCGVAEQLPDACPLCHATPVSPVGEGTERVEAEAHHLFPHATIVRLDSDTLHRPSTARSLWERARSGSCDILIGTQALFTQEPLPQHHVVGILQADSGLHVSDFRAAERTYHLLVDAASVAYPASAGGQVILQTRLPSHHAVQALLSWNPHQFYNEELIARRLLNYPPVCHIADLTVAGHDTVLVEEAATRWGANLQRQTSVEEHLVVLGPVPTLGKRLRGQHHRRLLVKGADPDLLAHRLRDSVESMERQYRQRQIKFVVDMDPVESG from the coding sequence ATGGCTCTCCAGGGCACTGCGGCCTCGCAGCCGCAACCAGAGGCTCGGTTTGCGGATGTCCTCGTTCCGCGGCACATCACGAAGGCATTCACCTATCTCGTTCCATTGTCCATCGCTCAACGTATTCAAATCGGCAGCCTCGTCAAGGTGCCATTCGGCCAATCCGTCCTAGAGGGAGTCGTGATTTCCATCAGCTCCCATCTCGCACCCGAGATGACGTCTACGTCCCTAAAGACGATTCTTTCGCTGGTCGAAGACCGGCACAATACGACGATTTCTCCCGCCCTCCTCGAACTCTCTCACAAAATCGCACAATACTATGTGGCCCCCTGGGGCCAATGCCTTCGATTACTCAGCCCTCCATCACTCATCTCCCCCACGCGCTATATCGCCACTCAGCTAGGCCGCACAGCACTGGAAACAGGTACCTGCCCAGAACCCCTTCGACCAACGCTACAGCGAATCGCTCACCGAGCCTCTGGGATCTTGTCTTCCACACTCCAGCCAACCCAACATGGCCATGCCTTGCGAGCGGTCGATTCCCTCATTGAGCGCTCGTGGATCAATCCTATACTGTCGAACGCAGGGCATATCCAGACTCGCAAGCGACAGCGGATCCCCCTCACTGAGCCAGAGCAACAACAAACCCTGCCTCACGCTGTAGTCGATACGAGTCAACCCTACGGGATAGACCCCGCCTGGCGTGCTCATCTCCACCAATGCCTACAGGCGGACCACATGAAGAAAATCGTTCTCCAGGCTCCATGGCAACAACGGATAGGAAGACTTGCAGAGGCCATTCGCCAAGTGCGTTCACACAACAGATCGATAATTGTGGTATGCGGTGAGACGGCAAAAGCACGCTGGTTGACACAAGTGCTCGCATCACTCACCGGACTTCAGATTGACTTTGCCCAGCTGCCCCACTCGCCTCAACGATTGGATCATCGTCAAGGCCCGACTCCATCAGTCCTTGTGGGAACCCGTTCAGTTATCTTTGCACAGCTCGATTCCGTCGGACTCATCTGGGTTGAAGGAGAAGAGGACTCAGCCCTCAAAGAACCTAAAGAGCCTCGATATCATGCCAGGGACGTGGCCAGTCTACGGGCGAAGGAGGATCATGCAGTGGTGGTCCTTGCATCGGAACACCTATCTTTGGAATCGAATTTCGATACCGAAGCGGAAGTTCATCGGGTTCAGAAAGACATAGCCCTGCAGCCAAAGATTGAGCTGGTTGATCTCACCAAGGAGTCGAGAGGAACTCTCCTGAGCCACAACCTGCGCTCCGCGATGCGCGATGCCCTCAAGTGTAAAAGAAGGATCTTGCTCTTCCTTAATAGGAGAGGATATGCCAGAACGCTGATCTGTCGAGACTGCGGCTGGGTACCGCGCTGTCCCTCCTGCACCGTCGCACTCCCCTACTACCGAGAAGCCGGAAGCCTTACCTGTCGGTACTGCGGAGTTGCGGAACAGTTGCCTGATGCATGTCCCCTATGCCATGCCACCCCGGTGAGTCCCGTCGGTGAAGGCACTGAACGTGTCGAGGCTGAAGCTCATCATTTGTTTCCTCATGCCACGATTGTGCGCCTCGACAGTGACACACTCCACCGCCCATCCACCGCCCGCTCACTGTGGGAACGTGCGAGATCCGGATCATGCGATATTCTGATAGGGACGCAAGCACTCTTCACTCAAGAGCCCCTTCCACAACACCATGTGGTGGGAATTCTTCAAGCCGATTCCGGATTACATGTCTCGGATTTTCGAGCTGCGGAGCGGACGTACCACCTCCTTGTTGATGCGGCAAGCGTGGCGTACCCGGCATCCGCTGGAGGGCAAGTCATCTTGCAGACTCGCCTCCCTTCCCACCACGCCGTACAAGCTCTCCTATCTTGGAATCCTCATCAGTTCTACAATGAGGAACTCATCGCACGCCGACTTCTCAATTATCCACCGGTGTGCCACATCGCCGATCTTACCGTCGCTGGGCACGATACGGTCCTCGTCGAAGAGGCCGCTACCCGCTGGGGTGCCAACCTTCAACGACAGACCTCTGTCGAAGAACATCTTGTCGTGCTAGGACCGGTCCCGACGCTGGGAAAACGGCTTCGAGGGCAGCATCACCGCCGGCTCCTGGTGAAGGGAGCTGATCCCGACCTCCTCGCACATCGGCTCCGGGATTCGGTTGAGAGCATGGAAAGACAATACCGACAGAGGCAGATCAAATTCGTTGTCGATATGGACCCGGTAGAGAGTGGATAA
- a CDS encoding response regulator, with amino-acid sequence MLSVLIVDDQDQIRQLIRDTLERAGYHVEEARDGKEGLQRYRENSVDLVLMDILMPDQDGLEAIMALRREFPDSRIIAMTGGIDGVGVPNFLDVATMLGARLTLQKPFELQTLLDVVAAEVAR; translated from the coding sequence ATGTTGTCGGTCCTCATCGTTGACGATCAAGACCAAATCCGTCAGCTGATCCGTGACACCTTGGAGAGGGCGGGGTACCATGTCGAAGAGGCGCGTGACGGAAAGGAGGGACTTCAGCGTTATCGCGAAAACTCCGTCGACCTTGTCCTCATGGATATTCTTATGCCGGATCAGGACGGATTGGAGGCCATCATGGCGCTTCGGCGTGAGTTCCCAGATTCTCGGATCATTGCCATGACCGGAGGGATTGATGGAGTCGGCGTCCCTAATTTTCTGGATGTGGCAACCATGCTAGGGGCAAGGCTGACACTTCAAAAGCCATTTGAGCTTCAGACTCTCCTCGATGTGGTCGCTGCCGAGGTGGCGCGCTAA
- a CDS encoding NADH-quinone oxidoreductase subunit C: MHPLLLRVQHTFSVGVTNASEWRGDVSVTVTRDKLREVAQFLHDDPGMDFDYIVHVSSVDWPDDEERFEVVWEFYSIRKRQRIRLKTRVPESDCVVDSLTDLWKGADFMEREVYDMMGIRFRNHPDLRRILMPDDYTEGYPLRKDFPLRGKGWRDTFDFLDEVPR, translated from the coding sequence ATGCATCCTCTCTTACTGCGGGTTCAGCATACGTTCTCGGTTGGTGTGACCAACGCTAGTGAGTGGCGTGGCGATGTGTCTGTGACAGTGACCCGTGACAAACTTCGCGAGGTCGCCCAATTCCTGCACGATGATCCAGGGATGGATTTTGACTATATCGTCCATGTGAGCTCTGTGGATTGGCCTGATGACGAAGAGCGATTTGAGGTGGTTTGGGAGTTCTACTCGATTCGAAAACGTCAGCGGATTCGACTCAAGACTCGAGTGCCTGAGTCGGATTGTGTAGTGGATTCTTTGACGGATCTCTGGAAGGGGGCGGACTTCATGGAGCGTGAAGTCTACGATATGATGGGGATCCGGTTCCGGAACCATCCCGATCTTCGCCGTATTCTTATGCCGGATGACTATACCGAGGGATATCCCTTGCGAAAAGACTTTCCGTTGCGTGGCAAAGGCTGGCGAGACACATTCGACTTTTTGGATGAAGTCCCTCGATAG
- a CDS encoding NADH-quinone oxidoreductase subunit B — protein MGLIQLGRHEKDGVPDVITGSLEKAVNWARKGSLWPMTFGLACCAIEMMAAVSSRYDMDRFGAGVFRGSPRQSDLMIVAGTVCRRMAPVIRKIYDQMPEPKYVIAMGSCATSGNIYDSYSVVQGVDRFIPVDIYVPGCPPTPEALLDGILKLQERIMQKRVFVAQPDQVKANLKV, from the coding sequence ATGGGATTGATCCAACTGGGACGCCATGAGAAGGATGGGGTTCCGGACGTCATTACGGGATCTCTTGAAAAGGCCGTCAACTGGGCCAGAAAAGGCTCACTATGGCCGATGACCTTCGGGCTCGCCTGCTGTGCCATAGAAATGATGGCTGCGGTTTCTTCACGGTACGATATGGATCGCTTTGGGGCTGGAGTATTCCGAGGGTCGCCACGGCAATCGGATCTGATGATCGTGGCAGGAACTGTCTGTCGTCGGATGGCGCCGGTCATCCGAAAAATCTACGATCAAATGCCAGAGCCTAAGTATGTGATTGCGATGGGTTCTTGTGCGACATCTGGGAATATTTACGATAGCTATTCTGTCGTACAGGGTGTTGACCGCTTTATTCCGGTTGATATTTATGTGCCCGGTTGTCCGCCAACCCCAGAAGCTCTCTTGGACGGTATCCTCAAGTTGCAAGAGCGCATCATGCAAAAACGGGTGTTTGTAGCCCAACCTGATCAGGTGAAGGCAAATTTGAAGGTCTGA
- a CDS encoding PAS domain-containing protein: protein MAAGLFLGMLLLLSLSLWRVLRLQCENLLKAQVIEATKCGVLVTDATLPHHPIRQVNGAFLALTGYAEHEVLGQTSMILSGPDTDRASMEKLGLALQDGWACRVSVRHYRKDGTSFWNEVMLSPIKDRVGRPTTVIWIMRDISHVRALEADRSGRPSPTLLCESVSEGMLVTTDEEVVYVNMAGLRILGASSEGQVIGHGFLDLVHRDFQETVREHLVRTSSPESECHWETRVLHRDGRTVAVEMSATPIVWEGQESLLICFSDRVHAGRRGDDVSQGLHDLRRSESITDMNNWAWDVAHGTELWSAEQYRILGYEPGSVPPTYDTFKKALHPEDRDRVLALFEETFTSDRPYDIDCRIIQPSGVVRFVRCRGVLMRGLPDQPIRMSGTIDDITDYKLMATLAEERVLQLKVVLDASTTGMVLVSREGTISLANGKIEQMFGYVYGELVGRPVDSLFQTADRAQYARESREVLSASRACLSRTGVELSTLRKDGSGFRSEIGLYPIALSSGPSLLVTIVDITAPRQADRTFRDDQMRLDLAVQAGQVGIFEYDYQGGTVWWSPILRAIHGIGMEEPASLERYLQLVHPSDREMTNVMARSVNTPHEDRIFEVTYRIIRPDGATRTISLCYQTWFDREHAPARPRQTVGMLVDITDRKAFLTRTPPLSTMESPRTIPRSVFHEFNNSLTAVLGFSELALSLIPTDSKAHRHLQQVIAAGRNARELAQTIRRASDHAASSPESILPPQPGSDSSASQTEVPDVVGPHR from the coding sequence ATGGCAGCTGGTCTTTTTCTAGGAATGCTGCTTCTGCTGAGTCTCTCTCTCTGGCGTGTCCTTCGACTTCAGTGTGAGAACCTCCTGAAGGCCCAGGTCATTGAGGCGACGAAGTGTGGTGTCCTAGTGACCGATGCCACGCTCCCACATCATCCGATTCGCCAGGTGAATGGCGCCTTTCTCGCCCTGACCGGCTACGCAGAGCATGAAGTCCTGGGTCAAACCAGTATGATTCTGAGTGGCCCCGATACTGATCGTGCATCCATGGAAAAGCTCGGGTTGGCCCTTCAGGATGGGTGGGCTTGTCGGGTCTCTGTTCGCCATTATCGAAAGGACGGCACATCGTTTTGGAATGAGGTGATGCTTTCTCCGATTAAAGACCGGGTTGGACGACCGACCACCGTCATTTGGATCATGCGCGATATCTCACATGTTCGAGCGTTAGAAGCCGACCGTAGTGGGAGACCGTCGCCTACGTTGCTGTGCGAGTCCGTCTCAGAAGGAATGTTGGTGACGACGGACGAAGAGGTTGTGTACGTGAACATGGCAGGGTTGAGGATCCTCGGAGCGAGTTCGGAAGGTCAAGTGATCGGCCATGGATTCTTGGACTTGGTTCATCGGGATTTCCAAGAGACGGTTCGGGAACACCTTGTCCGAACATCATCGCCTGAATCAGAGTGTCACTGGGAGACCAGAGTCCTACATCGAGATGGACGTACCGTTGCGGTCGAGATGTCGGCAACGCCAATTGTGTGGGAGGGACAGGAATCGCTTCTGATCTGTTTCTCAGACCGGGTACATGCGGGTCGAAGGGGAGACGACGTCTCCCAGGGCCTCCATGATCTTCGCCGTTCAGAGTCCATTACAGATATGAACAATTGGGCCTGGGACGTCGCGCACGGTACGGAGCTGTGGTCTGCCGAACAGTACCGGATCTTGGGATACGAGCCTGGGTCAGTGCCGCCAACCTATGACACGTTCAAGAAAGCGCTTCACCCTGAGGATCGTGATCGCGTTCTCGCTTTGTTCGAAGAGACGTTTACCTCCGACCGCCCATACGATATCGACTGTCGGATCATTCAACCCTCCGGTGTGGTACGGTTTGTCCGGTGCCGGGGCGTTCTGATGCGTGGGCTCCCAGATCAGCCGATCCGGATGTCGGGCACCATCGATGACATTACCGACTACAAACTCATGGCGACGTTGGCGGAGGAACGAGTTCTTCAGCTCAAGGTTGTGTTGGATGCCTCGACCACGGGGATGGTTCTAGTCAGCCGGGAAGGCACGATCTCTCTTGCCAACGGGAAGATTGAACAGATGTTCGGGTATGTGTACGGGGAACTGGTCGGCCGTCCTGTTGACTCTCTATTCCAGACTGCTGATCGTGCACAGTATGCTCGTGAATCCCGAGAGGTCTTGTCAGCTTCGAGGGCGTGTCTTTCAAGAACCGGTGTGGAACTTTCTACTTTGAGAAAAGATGGTTCGGGATTCCGCTCTGAGATCGGTTTGTACCCGATTGCTCTCTCTTCAGGGCCGTCGCTCCTGGTCACTATTGTGGACATCACGGCTCCTCGTCAAGCTGATCGAACGTTTCGGGATGATCAGATGCGTTTGGATCTTGCCGTGCAGGCCGGGCAGGTTGGGATCTTTGAATATGATTACCAAGGGGGTACTGTCTGGTGGTCTCCGATCCTACGGGCCATCCATGGCATTGGGATGGAGGAACCGGCTTCCCTGGAGAGGTATCTGCAGCTGGTCCATCCTTCAGATCGAGAGATGACGAACGTGATGGCCCGATCTGTCAACACTCCCCATGAGGATCGGATCTTTGAAGTGACCTATCGAATTATTCGTCCGGATGGAGCCACTCGCACGATCAGTCTCTGTTACCAGACCTGGTTTGATCGAGAACATGCACCAGCTCGACCACGTCAGACGGTCGGAATGCTTGTCGATATCACGGATCGGAAGGCTTTTCTGACTCGCACGCCCCCTCTCTCCACGATGGAATCACCTCGGACTATCCCTCGTAGTGTCTTTCATGAGTTCAACAACAGTCTTACCGCTGTACTTGGTTTCAGCGAGCTGGCCCTCTCGCTGATTCCTACCGACAGCAAGGCCCATCGTCATCTTCAGCAAGTCATTGCAGCCGGTAGAAACGCTCGGGAGCTGGCTCAAACCATTCGCCGCGCGTCAGATCACGCGGCTTCCTCTCCGGAATCCATTCTGCCCCCACAGCCCGGGTCGGATTCATCGGCGTCACAGACTGAGGTGCCGGATGTTGTCGGTCCTCATCGTTGA
- the ndhC gene encoding NADH-quinone oxidoreductase subunit A: MSGSEALLVYLTKYFPIFLFIFTGLILGILTLLVSYFVQPRYPEPEKLSTYECGAEPFSDARMPFPVRYYIFAMLFVIFDIEVIFLYPWAVVFTKIGIVGLVEMLIFIGLFVVAYVYAWRKGALEWD; this comes from the coding sequence ATGAGCGGATCAGAGGCTCTTCTTGTATATCTGACGAAGTACTTCCCAATTTTTCTCTTTATTTTCACTGGTTTAATATTGGGAATACTGACGTTACTGGTCAGCTACTTTGTGCAACCGAGATATCCCGAGCCTGAAAAACTATCGACCTATGAATGTGGAGCCGAACCTTTTTCGGATGCCCGTATGCCGTTCCCCGTCAGGTATTACATTTTTGCGATGTTGTTCGTCATTTTCGACATCGAGGTCATCTTTCTCTATCCATGGGCCGTCGTATTCACCAAAATCGGGATCGTCGGATTGGTCGAGATGTTGATCTTTATTGGGTTGTTTGTCGTCGCCTACGTGTATGCCTGGCGCAAAGGCGCTCTGGAGTGGGATTGA
- a CDS encoding OmpA family protein, which produces MKIMISLLLLLCLEMSLSRDQALAQVSNLDSVRILDGGLAFASGMIEKSSAMDGTVNLITGDNQSSGNRMLLGKGDSLYLKLDNPADVATGDLFTVYRRVRKVFHPVTQEYLGFVVNRSAVVRVTAADHALTTVQIVVNYGPVAPGDPVARFKEPAQEPTTRSETNISDLEGMIIELQADRTMTLVSQSNVVYIDRGREDGLQKGDLLDMHRYSPVLPPRRIGQLKVLSTEAHTAVAKILRANTRVIKGDRFKFVGSPEPSAHPVVALTHASAEQSNPSPVRPTTDLVTSKLTVHDASGQSRLNLGELAKFLRYESGDAAIKPENYAVLDQFIEYLRTSGDTRLIRIEGHTDNVEIGPSLKARYPSNWELSKVRANGVLRYLVEKGGIDSARVTAVALGDSKPTASNEMEENRKKNRRVEVVLYLAEADASEEPTHTHTLSTNAPNLNARGNLDQQNPSTPASDAGNPVTPGTVSLDDSSRTSQTGSGSLAGTPDTGSPSTPMEPSRPDTSQQQPAAGGTPTE; this is translated from the coding sequence ATGAAAATTATGATCTCCCTCCTCTTGCTTCTGTGTTTGGAAATGAGCCTCTCCCGTGATCAAGCCCTCGCCCAGGTCTCGAATCTCGACTCCGTTCGAATACTAGACGGAGGACTCGCCTTTGCCAGTGGAATGATCGAGAAATCTTCGGCAATGGACGGAACCGTGAACTTAATCACCGGTGACAATCAATCGTCGGGGAATCGAATGCTCTTAGGAAAAGGAGACTCCCTCTATCTCAAACTGGATAACCCCGCTGATGTGGCAACCGGAGATCTCTTTACCGTGTACCGGCGGGTGCGAAAGGTATTTCATCCGGTCACTCAAGAATACCTTGGGTTTGTGGTGAATCGTTCGGCCGTGGTGAGGGTGACCGCTGCCGATCATGCCCTCACAACAGTGCAAATTGTGGTGAATTATGGACCTGTTGCCCCAGGGGATCCTGTCGCCCGATTTAAGGAACCCGCACAGGAGCCTACTACCAGATCCGAAACGAACATATCCGACCTTGAAGGAATGATTATTGAGCTTCAAGCCGACCGGACGATGACTTTAGTTTCACAATCCAATGTGGTGTACATCGATCGCGGAAGGGAGGATGGACTGCAAAAGGGAGATCTGCTTGATATGCACCGATATAGCCCTGTGCTGCCACCCAGAAGAATCGGGCAGCTGAAAGTACTCTCGACGGAGGCGCACACAGCCGTCGCCAAAATCCTGAGGGCAAATACCCGTGTCATCAAGGGAGATCGGTTCAAGTTCGTCGGATCTCCTGAGCCCTCTGCCCATCCTGTCGTCGCACTCACGCATGCATCTGCGGAGCAGAGTAATCCATCGCCTGTTAGACCAACTACCGATCTGGTCACCAGCAAGCTGACAGTACATGATGCCTCCGGACAAAGTCGTCTCAATCTGGGCGAACTAGCCAAGTTCTTGCGCTATGAATCAGGAGATGCCGCGATCAAGCCTGAGAATTATGCCGTGCTCGATCAGTTCATTGAATATTTGCGAACCAGCGGCGATACCCGATTGATTCGAATTGAAGGTCATACCGATAACGTCGAAATCGGTCCCTCCCTCAAGGCTCGTTATCCGAGCAATTGGGAACTGTCCAAGGTCCGTGCAAACGGTGTTCTTCGCTATCTTGTCGAGAAAGGCGGTATTGACTCAGCCAGGGTCACAGCCGTGGCACTTGGGGACAGCAAACCAACCGCGTCAAATGAGATGGAAGAGAACCGCAAAAAGAATCGTCGTGTGGAGGTCGTGCTATATCTCGCCGAAGCCGACGCTTCGGAGGAGCCGACTCACACGCACACGTTGAGCACCAATGCTCCCAATTTGAATGCGCGTGGAAATCTCGATCAACAGAACCCCTCTACGCCTGCTTCAGATGCTGGGAACCCTGTTACCCCAGGAACTGTGTCTCTGGACGATTCTTCGCGGACTTCCCAGACTGGATCTGGCAGTCTTGCTGGTACTCCCGATACCGGGAGTCCTTCCACGCCGATGGAGCCGAGTAGACCAGACACATCTCAGCAACAACCAGCAGCAGGTGGGACACCGACGGAATAG
- a CDS encoding response regulator, whose product MLTTKSPTQTIRVLLVDDHEVIRVGLRTVLSQNQSVSVIGEAGTMNDAILQSQKLKPDIILMDVRLPDGSGVDACREILGTLPNTRVIFLTSYADDDSVLAAVLAGAQGYVLKEIDSGALLEAIRSVAKGQSILDSMVTERALRRLRGLHDLPATPGTDQLSSQEERVVALVAEGKTNKEIAVALGLSDKTVKNYLANVFQKLRITRRAQAAAFFVKRQG is encoded by the coding sequence ATGCTTACAACTAAATCTCCCACTCAAACCATTCGTGTGTTGCTCGTCGATGATCATGAAGTGATCCGTGTGGGGCTCCGGACCGTACTGAGTCAGAATCAAAGCGTCAGTGTCATCGGGGAAGCCGGTACCATGAACGATGCAATTCTGCAGTCACAGAAGCTGAAACCCGACATCATTTTGATGGATGTCCGCCTTCCCGATGGCTCCGGTGTCGATGCCTGTCGCGAGATTCTGGGGACCCTCCCGAACACCCGAGTTATTTTCCTGACGTCGTATGCTGACGATGATTCTGTGCTGGCAGCCGTCCTAGCTGGCGCACAGGGCTATGTGCTCAAGGAAATCGACTCAGGGGCCTTGCTGGAGGCCATCCGCTCGGTTGCAAAGGGTCAATCCATTCTGGATTCGATGGTCACCGAGCGAGCGCTACGACGGCTGAGAGGGCTGCACGACCTCCCGGCTACGCCGGGCACGGATCAACTGTCATCTCAGGAGGAACGAGTGGTGGCTCTGGTCGCCGAAGGTAAGACCAATAAGGAAATTGCCGTTGCCCTCGGACTCAGCGACAAAACAGTGAAGAATTACTTGGCCAACGTATTTCAAAAACTTCGTATCACGCGGCGTGCGCAGGCCGCAGCCTTTTTTGTGAAACGACAAGGATAG